The window TTAATTTTGATAAAGATGGCAATTTAATAAATCCTGATGGTTATATTGTTCAAGGCTGGCAGATGGATGCAAATGGAGAAGATGTTGGTACTATTGGAAATGTTCAGTTAAGTTCATTTACATCTCCTCCAGTTGAAAGCAGTAACATAACTTTTGTAACAAATCTTGACTCTGATACAACGGAACGAGCTGGTGTTGGAACGAGTATGACTTATTTAGCAACAGGCAATCCGAAAGGTGTGCTGAGTACCGCGTGGGATTCAAGTCCGACAACGACAGGTGATCCTAATATTGCGATAACGGCTTATGATTATCAAACAAGCATAAAAGTTTATGATTCTTTAGGGAGTACCCATGATATAACTGTTTATTTTTCAAAAGGAGCTAATTCTGTATGGGAATATTTAGTAACCTGTAATCCAAGCGAAGATATGAGAGATGACGGAACAGGAACTCCTATGAGCAGTTCTGCTGTATATACAAATGAGGCAGGATTATTGGGGCAAGGGGAAATTACATTTAATGTAGGCACTGGAACTATTACAAATCTTACTTTTCAGCAATTTGATCCATCAATTGCCGTCCCAAATAACTTTTTAACACCTACATCAACTCTTAATCCAAATGTTGTTGATACTGATGCAGACGGGGTAAATGATGCTCCTGAAAATGGAACAAATAAAAGTGGTCTTTTTGAAATCATGCCCGATTTTTTAGGAGGAACAAATACTACTATGTATGTCGCTCTTGATTTAGGAAGTGCTTATAGCACTGCTTCTGGAAGCTGGCAAAATGATTCTCTTACAACAACTCAATATGCTACGTCATCAACTACTACTTATCAATCTTCAAATGGCTATGGAGCAGGAGAACTTGAAAATTTAGATGTTGACGTTGACGGAGTTATTACAGGAAGATATTCAAATGGACAAGTGCTCTCTTTATTCCGTGTTGGGCTTGCTAAATTTCTTAATAACCAAGGCTTATACAAACAAGGGGGAAATTTGTATAGAGAAACAAGAGACAGTGGTCAAGCAACTTATGCTAAACCCGGCACAAATGGATTAGGAGGGTTGACTTCAAACGCTTTAGAACAATCAAATGTTGATATGTCCACTGAATTTGTAAAAATGATTACAACTCAAAGGGGATTTCAAGCAAATTCAAAAATTGTTACAACTGTTGACGCAATGCTGGGTGAAGTTATTAACATGAAACGATAAACTAAAAAAAGGGAAGTAAACGCTTGCTTCCCTTTTTTTTATATTGTACAAGTTACCCTAATAAAATTGATTTATTTTTTGTGAACTGTATAGAAGAAAGCTATTATAAGGGAACTAAGATATTATGGATATTGCAACTATAATTGGAATGGTATCAGCTTTTGGTTTAGTTGTTGCTGCTATTCTTATGGGCAGTGGTTTAGGATTATTCGTGGACCCTCCTTCCCTTTTAATAGTAGTTGGAGGAACATTTGGCGCTACACTTATTAATTATCCTTTAAAAGAGGTTTTAGGGACGACTTCTGTAATAAAAAATGCCTTTTTCGCTAAAACTGTAAAATTAGATGAAATTAATAAACAGTTTGTGGAATACGCTACAAAAGCAAGACGAGAAGGAATACTAGCTCTTGAAGCTGAAGTCAGAAATATTCAAGATGATTTTTTAAAAAAAGGCCTCCAACTTTCAGTTGATGGACTTGAACCTCAATCAATTCAAAATATACTTAGTACTGATATAGAATATTTAAAATCAAGACATAGTCTCGGGGCAGAAGTTTTAACTACAATGGGAACATTTGCACCAGCACTTGGAATGATTGGAACATTAGTAGGGCTTGTTCAGATGCTTCAATCAATGGACGATCCAAGCAAAATTGGACCAGCTATGGCTATTGCTCTTTTAACTACATTTTATGGTTCAGTTTTGGCTAACCTTATATGTATGCCACTTGCTGGAAAACTAAGAACAAGAAGCAAAGAAGAAACTCTTATAAAAGAAATGATATTAGAAGGAATTGTTTCCTTAACAAATGGAGATAACCCACGTATTCTTGAACAAAAGCTTCTTGCATTTTTACCTCCTAAATTACGACAAACTTCATTTAAATAAAATTTAGGAAAAAAAGATGGCTAGAAAAAAAAAAGCTGAAAAGGAGAAGAAACCACCAGATCTTCTCTTAGTAATGAATATAGCACTTTTTATAATTCTTTTAGCATTTTTTATATTATTGAATTCATTGGCAGTTGTTAGTGAGGACAAAACTCTTGCGGCAATAGGTTCTTTAAGGGGGTCATTTGGTTCTTTAACAGGAGATGTAGCTCTTTTACCTGAAGTAGCTGGCGATCTTGTATCTCTCAGTTTAAGTCCTGATATAGGATTAATCGATTTATCTTCTCTTTTTGTCGGAAAAGGAGATTTTATTGAAAATATATATTATAAAGCTCACAGAAGAGGCACTTTGCTTATTATCCCTTCTAACCTATTGTTTGAAGACTATGGCATGAAAATCAAAGAATCAAGCTATAAATTATTAGAAGCTCTATCAATTTCAATTAATAAAAATGACTATCCTGTTGAAATTTTAGGTCATATGGATAATATACCTATGCCAGATGAATATAAAACAACAAATTTAGAACTTACATCTATAAGGTCTTTAAGCGTTCTTAAATATTTCATCAGTAAAGGAAATGTTCAACCTGACCGAATAACTGCTTATGGCTGTGGAGAATATAATCCAGTTGTTTCAAATCAAACTAAAGAATCAAGGGAGCTTAATAACAGGATGGAAATATTATTCGTTCATAAGAAAAAAACAGATAAACCTAATGGCATATATACTTATAGAGATTTCTTTTTTAACATATTCAATTAATTAAAAGGCATCCTTCAATTTTAGTTAACACTTTTTAATTCTGGATTCCCGCCTTCGCGGGAATGACGTGGCTGCTGTATCGTCATTCCCGCGAAGGCGGGAATCCAGTTTAAATATCGTTTTTTAAAAAAGTGTTAACTACTTTTAATACAATATGAAGGATGCCAATTAAAAATATGAAATAAACGTAAGGAAGTAATAATGGCCGATGAATTTGAAATTGATCCAAATGGATGGATGCTTACATTTGGTGACCTTATAACTCTTCTTCTTACTTTTTTTGTTTTGCTTTTGACAATGAAATCTATGGATAATAAAGATGTTAAGGACGTAATCAAATCCGTTAGCAGCAGCGTTACAAATATAAAACAAAACCCAATTCAAATAGCAGTAGATAAATCAGGAGGAAGTTCATTCAAAAATGAAGGAAAGTTTAGAATATCTCAGATGATTACAAATAGCGCCGCCCTAAAAAAGATGATGGAAATAATCAAAGAAATTGATACACTTGAAGAGGATGTCCCAATAGATCAAAATTCAATCCCACCCATCCTCGAAATTAATGAAGATGAACGTGGCATAAGTATTTCTTTAGAATCAGATTATCTTTTTGAACCAGGAGAAGCC is drawn from Desulfobacterales bacterium and contains these coding sequences:
- a CDS encoding flagellar hook protein FlgE: MALTSSLFAGISGLTSFGNSIQIIGDNIANVNTVGYKASLTTFQDLLTQSISTQSGTAQVGRGTALSGINGDFTQGSFESTGNATDLSIGGNGFFILQDPNSSSLYYTRAGNFNFDKDGNLINPDGYIVQGWQMDANGEDVGTIGNVQLSSFTSPPVESSNITFVTNLDSDTTERAGVGTSMTYLATGNPKGVLSTAWDSSPTTTGDPNIAITAYDYQTSIKVYDSLGSTHDITVYFSKGANSVWEYLVTCNPSEDMRDDGTGTPMSSSAVYTNEAGLLGQGEITFNVGTGTITNLTFQQFDPSIAVPNNFLTPTSTLNPNVVDTDADGVNDAPENGTNKSGLFEIMPDFLGGTNTTMYVALDLGSAYSTASGSWQNDSLTTTQYATSSTTTYQSSNGYGAGELENLDVDVDGVITGRYSNGQVLSLFRVGLAKFLNNQGLYKQGGNLYRETRDSGQATYAKPGTNGLGGLTSNALEQSNVDMSTEFVKMITTQRGFQANSKIVTTVDAMLGEVINMKR
- a CDS encoding MotA/TolQ/ExbB proton channel family protein, whose translation is MDIATIIGMVSAFGLVVAAILMGSGLGLFVDPPSLLIVVGGTFGATLINYPLKEVLGTTSVIKNAFFAKTVKLDEINKQFVEYATKARREGILALEAEVRNIQDDFLKKGLQLSVDGLEPQSIQNILSTDIEYLKSRHSLGAEVLTTMGTFAPALGMIGTLVGLVQMLQSMDDPSKIGPAMAIALLTTFYGSVLANLICMPLAGKLRTRSKEETLIKEMILEGIVSLTNGDNPRILEQKLLAFLPPKLRQTSFK
- a CDS encoding OmpA family protein; translation: MARKKKAEKEKKPPDLLLVMNIALFIILLAFFILLNSLAVVSEDKTLAAIGSLRGSFGSLTGDVALLPEVAGDLVSLSLSPDIGLIDLSSLFVGKGDFIENIYYKAHRRGTLLIIPSNLLFEDYGMKIKESSYKLLEALSISINKNDYPVEILGHMDNIPMPDEYKTTNLELTSIRSLSVLKYFISKGNVQPDRITAYGCGEYNPVVSNQTKESRELNNRMEILFVHKKKTDKPNGIYTYRDFFFNIFN
- a CDS encoding OmpA family protein — protein: MADEFEIDPNGWMLTFGDLITLLLTFFVLLLTMKSMDNKDVKDVIKSVSSSVTNIKQNPIQIAVDKSGGSSFKNEGKFRISQMITNSAALKKMMEIIKEIDTLEEDVPIDQNSIPPILEINEDERGISISLESDYLFEPGEASVSLEKYPILDNIGKMIRYTANRIIVMGHTDNTSAGKSKDNLNSNWELSFYRALSVSYYLIDNWEINPKRISCGGYGDIKPLYPNTTSDNRSKNRRIEFILRKPAYLGV